A genomic region of Leptotrichia hofstadii contains the following coding sequences:
- a CDS encoding dihydroorotase translates to MEDDRITILKNGIDVFGKKIEILINGEIIEKISENIDESRFKNNENARIIDIEGKLVMPGVIDVHTHMREPGITYKEDFTTGSRACAKAGITTFYDMPNTIPATTTLENLLEKKKLANEKSIVNFGFHFGGSKNDNVEEIKKVLSSGEANTVKIFMNVTTGEMLIEDDEILKKVFKNSKLVLVHAENEMIDKAIELNKNCGKGLYVCHIPSENELKKVINAKKNNELNTKEHPIYAEVTPHHLFLNTEIRESTERNKMLLRMKPELREKSDNEFLWEAINRGEIDTIGTDHAPHLISEKLEKITFGMPGVETSLALMINAFNEGKISLEMIQKLMCENPAKILKIEKRGKLEEGFFADIIVVDTQKEWIVAVDDTIESKCGWTPYENWELKGKNTLTIVNGEIVYENGKINDIHKGKEIDFSK, encoded by the coding sequence ATGGAAGATGATAGAATTACCATTCTAAAAAATGGAATAGATGTTTTTGGAAAAAAAATTGAAATTTTGATAAATGGAGAAATTATTGAAAAAATTTCTGAAAATATTGATGAAAGCAGATTTAAAAATAATGAAAATGCACGAATTATTGATATTGAAGGAAAGTTAGTAATGCCAGGAGTTATAGATGTGCATACACACATGAGAGAGCCAGGAATTACGTACAAAGAGGATTTTACAACAGGTTCACGTGCGTGTGCCAAAGCTGGGATTACGACTTTTTATGATATGCCAAATACAATTCCTGCTACTACAACATTGGAAAATTTGCTGGAAAAGAAAAAATTGGCGAATGAAAAGTCAATTGTGAATTTTGGATTTCATTTTGGTGGAAGCAAAAATGATAATGTTGAAGAAATAAAAAAAGTTCTGAGTAGTGGTGAAGCGAATACAGTAAAAATTTTTATGAATGTAACAACTGGGGAAATGCTTATTGAAGATGATGAAATATTGAAAAAAGTATTTAAGAACTCCAAGTTGGTGCTAGTTCACGCTGAGAATGAAATGATTGACAAGGCAATAGAATTAAATAAAAATTGTGGAAAAGGGCTTTATGTTTGTCATATCCCATCAGAGAATGAATTGAAAAAAGTTATAAACGCCAAAAAAAATAATGAATTGAATACAAAAGAACATCCAATTTATGCTGAAGTTACTCCCCATCATTTATTTTTAAATACTGAAATTCGTGAAAGTACAGAGCGAAATAAAATGCTTTTGAGAATGAAACCTGAACTAAGGGAAAAATCTGACAATGAATTTTTGTGGGAAGCAATAAATCGTGGAGAAATTGACACAATTGGAACAGATCACGCTCCACATTTGATAAGCGAAAAGCTGGAAAAAATTACATTTGGAATGCCAGGAGTTGAAACTTCGCTTGCACTTATGATTAACGCTTTTAATGAAGGAAAAATATCGCTTGAAATGATTCAGAAATTAATGTGCGAAAATCCTGCGAAAATCCTGAAAATTGAAAAAAGAGGAAAATTAGAGGAAGGTTTTTTTGCCGATATAATTGTTGTTGATACTCAAAAAGAATGGATTGTTGCTGTGGATGACACAATTGAGTCAAAGTGTGGCTGGACTCCTTATGAAAATTGGGAATTGAAAGGAAAAAATACGTTGACAATTGTAAATGGTGAGATTGTTTATGAAAATGGAAAAATTAATGATATTCATAAAGGAAAAGAAATTGATTTTTCAAAGTAA
- the pyrF gene encoding orotidine-5'-phosphate decarboxylase → MAKIDERAKDRIFVALDYNNMEEAKKLVEELGDNISMYKVGLESYLNTDGKLVDYLHENGKKVFLDLKFHDITNTVKMACANAIEKNVFMFNIHCSNGSKTMKEVAELVKKSKSESLLIGVTILTNLGENDIFEMFKSKLKLEEIVLNLATIARNSGMHGIVCSPQEAKDVKEKLGKDFMTVCPGVRPKFTLNADGKSNDDQTRIMTPAEAIKQGVDFLVVGRPVTKAENPAESARLILEEISEVL, encoded by the coding sequence ATGGCTAAAATTGATGAGAGAGCAAAAGATCGAATATTTGTTGCATTGGATTATAATAATATGGAAGAAGCGAAAAAGCTGGTTGAAGAGCTGGGGGATAATATTTCTATGTACAAAGTTGGGCTGGAAAGCTATCTTAATACAGATGGAAAATTAGTTGATTACTTGCATGAAAATGGAAAGAAAGTATTTTTAGACTTGAAGTTTCACGATATTACAAATACTGTGAAAATGGCTTGTGCGAATGCTATTGAAAAAAATGTGTTTATGTTTAATATCCATTGCTCAAATGGAAGCAAAACTATGAAGGAAGTTGCTGAATTGGTAAAAAAAAGCAAATCAGAAAGCCTTCTGATAGGGGTAACAATTTTGACAAATTTGGGAGAAAATGACATTTTTGAAATGTTTAAAAGTAAGCTGAAATTGGAGGAAATTGTACTAAATCTTGCTACAATTGCCAGAAATAGCGGAATGCACGGAATCGTATGTTCGCCACAGGAGGCAAAAGATGTGAAGGAAAAACTGGGAAAGGATTTTATGACAGTCTGTCCAGGTGTACGTCCTAAATTTACACTAAATGCTGATGGAAAAAGTAACGATGATCAGACACGGATTATGACACCGGCAGAGGCGATAAAACAGGGAGTGGATTTTCTTGTAGTTGGTCGTCCAGTAACTAAGGCTGAAAATCCTGCGGAAAGTGCAAGATTGATTTTGGAAGAAATTTCAGAAGTGTTATAA
- the pyrI gene encoding aspartate carbamoyltransferase regulatory subunit, with protein sequence MSEGRELLIRAIKHGIVIDHIPSEKVFAIVEILKLKEYSERITVATNMPSSSLGRKGIIKIEEKILEEKELNNISLLAPNVTINIIDNYEVVEKSKLEKLDKVIGLMKCDNPKCISNHENIETKFIRIKENSEKLDENNLEEKSKYKCFYCEKVILEDEIQIQ encoded by the coding sequence ATGTCTGAAGGAAGAGAATTGCTGATACGGGCAATAAAACATGGAATTGTAATAGATCACATCCCGTCAGAAAAAGTTTTTGCAATTGTGGAAATTTTAAAATTAAAGGAATATAGTGAAAGAATCACAGTCGCAACAAATATGCCAAGCAGTTCACTTGGGAGAAAAGGGATTATAAAGATTGAGGAAAAAATATTAGAAGAAAAGGAATTAAACAATATTTCACTGCTAGCTCCAAATGTTACAATAAACATAATTGATAATTATGAAGTTGTAGAAAAGTCAAAATTAGAAAAATTGGATAAAGTTATCGGACTTATGAAATGTGATAATCCAAAATGTATTTCGAATCATGAAAATATTGAAACAAAATTTATTCGTATAAAAGAAAATTCTGAAAAATTAGATGAAAATAATTTGGAAGAAAAATCGAAATATAAATGTTTTTATTGTGAAAAAGTAATTTTAGAAGATGAAATACAGATACAATAA
- the pyrB gene encoding aspartate carbamoyltransferase translates to MENIISMNDMGKKEILDILELARKIEDCSEEEKFKFLRGKIISTLFFEPSTRTKMSFESAAMRLGANVLSLPPVEQSSVKKGESFRDTIKMVEAYSDVIVVRHPFDGAARLASETSRKPVINAGDGSNQHPSQTLLDLYTILEEKETLENLQIAFVGDLKYGRTVHSLVKALTHFKPVIYFVAPQILQMPDYLLEDLKKNGIKYEILEDFRDCLDKIDVFYMTRIQKERFLDIEDYEKVRGIYVINRENIEGKCKDDMIILHPLPRVDEIDTNLDNTKYALYFKQAKNGIPVRQAMMMAVLKKDKEFFL, encoded by the coding sequence GTGGAAAATATTATTTCTATGAATGATATGGGGAAAAAGGAAATTCTTGATATTTTAGAGCTGGCAAGGAAGATTGAAGACTGTTCGGAAGAGGAAAAATTTAAGTTTTTACGTGGGAAAATAATTTCTACTTTGTTTTTTGAGCCAAGTACACGTACTAAAATGTCGTTTGAATCTGCTGCAATGAGGCTTGGCGCAAATGTTTTATCATTACCGCCTGTGGAGCAGTCGTCTGTAAAAAAAGGGGAATCCTTTAGAGATACAATAAAAATGGTGGAAGCGTATTCAGACGTAATAGTTGTAAGACACCCGTTTGACGGAGCAGCTAGGCTTGCCTCAGAAACATCACGAAAACCTGTAATTAATGCAGGAGATGGCTCTAACCAGCACCCTAGCCAGACTTTACTCGATCTGTACACAATTCTGGAGGAAAAAGAGACACTTGAAAATTTACAAATTGCATTTGTTGGGGATTTGAAGTATGGAAGGACAGTTCATTCATTAGTAAAGGCGCTTACACACTTTAAACCGGTAATTTATTTTGTAGCACCACAAATTTTGCAAATGCCAGATTATTTATTGGAAGATCTGAAAAAAAATGGGATAAAATATGAAATTTTAGAGGATTTCAGGGATTGTCTTGATAAAATTGACGTTTTTTACATGACTCGGATTCAGAAGGAAAGATTTCTAGATATTGAAGATTATGAGAAAGTAAGGGGTATTTATGTTATAAACCGTGAAAATATCGAAGGAAAATGTAAAGATGATATGATAATTTTACATCCTTTGCCAAGAGTAGACGAAATTGATACAAATTTAGACAACACAAAATATGCTTTATATTTTAAACAGGCTAAAAATGGGATTCCTGTAAGACAGGCAATGATGATGGCTGTTTTAAAAAAAGACAAGGAGTTTTTTCTGTAA
- a CDS encoding Gfo/Idh/MocA family oxidoreductase: MMKIGIIGNGKSANRYHLPFLLQRKDKIKVKTIVTNNLENKTWKRIDGINYTDKIEELYNDSEIDLVVICLRSDLHYKYAKEVLEHGKNCLVEKPFVETLEEAQELFRLAKEKGLIVQPYHNRRFDSDFLITMKVIESGKLGEILEIESNYDYYRAEVPENVKEYDGKQANTFLYGHGTHVLDQIISRYGNPNKVNYDVRQLLGANRMNDYYDIDLFYERENGKSLKVSVKGSYFRIKPRASFIVYGTKGCFIKETEDRQEEHLKLFYMPDNADFGMDLPKHYGTLIYYDNNGNYHEEKVISEKGDYGRIYDDLYEAIKNGKEKTVKDEEILCQIKILEEGSKDLK; encoded by the coding sequence ATGATGAAAATAGGAATTATTGGAAATGGCAAAAGTGCAAACAGATACCATCTGCCATTTTTACTGCAAAGAAAAGATAAAATAAAAGTGAAGACTATTGTTACAAATAATTTGGAAAATAAGACTTGGAAGAGAATAGACGGGATTAATTATACTGATAAAATTGAAGAACTGTATAACGATTCTGAAATTGATCTGGTTGTTATCTGCCTAAGATCTGACTTGCATTATAAATACGCTAAAGAAGTGCTGGAACATGGAAAAAACTGCCTTGTGGAAAAGCCTTTTGTTGAAACTTTGGAAGAAGCGCAGGAGTTATTTAGGTTAGCTAAGGAAAAAGGTCTAATTGTGCAGCCTTATCACAATAGAAGATTTGACAGCGATTTCTTGATCACAATGAAAGTGATTGAAAGCGGAAAATTAGGAGAAATTTTGGAAATTGAGTCTAACTATGATTATTACAGGGCAGAAGTGCCTGAAAATGTGAAAGAATATGATGGAAAACAGGCAAATACATTTTTATATGGGCATGGAACGCATGTCTTGGATCAGATAATTTCACGGTATGGTAATCCTAATAAAGTGAATTATGATGTGAGACAGCTTCTTGGAGCAAATCGGATGAATGACTATTATGATATAGATTTATTTTATGAAAGGGAAAATGGGAAAAGTTTAAAAGTCAGTGTAAAAGGAAGCTACTTTAGGATAAAACCTAGAGCCTCATTTATTGTATACGGAACTAAAGGGTGCTTTATAAAAGAAACGGAGGATAGACAAGAAGAACATCTGAAGTTGTTTTATATGCCGGATAATGCAGATTTTGGAATGGATTTGCCAAAACATTATGGGACGTTAATTTATTATGATAATAACGGAAATTACCATGAGGAAAAAGTTATTTCGGAAAAAGGTGATTATGGCAGAATTTATGATGATTTATATGAGGCAATAAAAAATGGGAAAGAAAAAACTGTCAAGGATGAGGAAATACTTTGCCAGATAAAGATTTTGGAAGAGGGAAGTAAGGATTTGAAATAG
- a CDS encoding 6-phospho-beta-glucosidase, giving the protein MINKGFPEGFLWGGAVAAHQLEGGWNEGGKGPSTADVMTAGAHGVPREITDGIIEGKNYPNHEAIDFYHRYKEDVALFAEMGFKCFRTSIGWSRIFPNGDDEQPNEAGLQFYDDLFDELLKYGIEPVITLSHFEIPYNLVKNYGGFRSRKVIDFFEKFAITVFERYKNKVKYWMTFNEINNQASNLDVDIFAFTCSGVTYKDGENREETMYQVVHNEFVASARAVRAGKKINPDFQIGCMVAFVPIYPYSCNPDDMMKSVEEMHKRWHFLDVHVRGEYPAYTKKMWERKGFNIHIEPQDLIDLKEGTVDYIGFSYYMSSVDKADKSDVESGDKLVGSVKNPYIKESDWGWPIDPVGLRYALNIMYERYSKPLFIVENGFGAIDVKDEKGEVHDDYRIDYLRRHIEEMQKAIEIDGVELLGYTPWGCIDLVSFTTGEMKKRYGFIYVDKNNDGSGTLERSKKDSFYWYKKVIESNGKEL; this is encoded by the coding sequence ATGATAAATAAGGGATTTCCAGAAGGATTTCTGTGGGGAGGAGCGGTCGCGGCTCATCAGCTTGAAGGTGGATGGAATGAAGGTGGAAAAGGACCAAGCACAGCGGATGTAATGACTGCTGGAGCACATGGAGTTCCCAGAGAAATCACTGATGGAATAATAGAAGGAAAAAATTATCCAAATCATGAAGCAATAGACTTTTATCATAGATATAAGGAAGATGTGGCATTGTTTGCGGAAATGGGATTTAAATGTTTTAGAACTTCTATTGGATGGAGCAGAATTTTTCCTAATGGAGATGACGAACAGCCAAATGAGGCAGGACTGCAATTTTATGATGATTTGTTTGATGAATTATTAAAATATGGAATTGAGCCTGTAATTACATTGTCGCACTTTGAGATTCCATATAATCTTGTAAAAAATTATGGTGGATTTAGAAGCAGAAAAGTAATTGATTTTTTTGAAAAGTTTGCAATTACCGTTTTTGAAAGATATAAAAATAAAGTAAAATACTGGATGACATTTAATGAAATCAATAATCAGGCTTCAAATCTTGATGTTGATATATTTGCATTCACTTGTTCTGGAGTTACTTACAAAGATGGTGAAAACCGTGAGGAAACAATGTATCAAGTTGTTCATAATGAATTTGTGGCAAGTGCAAGAGCCGTCAGAGCTGGTAAAAAAATAAATCCTGATTTTCAAATTGGATGTATGGTTGCGTTTGTACCTATTTATCCATATTCATGCAATCCTGACGATATGATGAAATCTGTAGAAGAAATGCACAAGAGATGGCACTTTCTTGATGTTCATGTAAGAGGGGAGTATCCTGCCTACACTAAGAAAATGTGGGAAAGAAAAGGATTTAACATACATATTGAGCCGCAGGATTTGATTGACTTGAAGGAAGGAACTGTTGATTATATTGGATTCAGCTATTATATGTCGTCAGTTGACAAGGCAGATAAATCAGATGTGGAAAGTGGGGACAAATTAGTTGGAAGTGTTAAAAACCCATACATAAAAGAATCTGACTGGGGCTGGCCAATTGATCCTGTTGGACTTCGATACGCTCTTAACATAATGTATGAAAGATACAGCAAGCCTTTATTTATTGTAGAAAATGGCTTTGGAGCAATCGATGTGAAGGATGAAAAAGGTGAAGTTCACGATGATTATAGAATTGATTATTTAAGAAGACACATTGAAGAAATGCAGAAAGCGATTGAAATTGATGGTGTGGAACTTTTGGGATATACTCCTTGGGGATGTATTGACTTGGTTTCATTCACAACTGGAGAAATGAAAAAGCGATACGGATTTATTTATGTGGATAAAAATAATGATGGGAGCGGAACGCTGGAAAGAAGTAAAAAAGACTCATTTTACTGGTATAAGAAAGTAATTGAAAGCAATGGAAAGGAATTGTAA
- a CDS encoding PTS lactose/cellobiose transporter subunit IIA: MAEEILDIEMIAMTLIGQAGETKSLAYQAMNAAKAGKFDEAEEFMKQSTEEMLKAHELQTDLIVREAGGEKIDVGLIMVHSQDHLMTAILFKELAKEFIEVYKRLEQK, encoded by the coding sequence ATGGCTGAAGAAATATTGGATATTGAAATGATTGCAATGACATTGATTGGACAGGCAGGAGAAACTAAAAGTTTGGCTTATCAGGCTATGAATGCGGCGAAGGCAGGGAAGTTTGATGAAGCGGAAGAATTTATGAAACAGTCTACTGAGGAAATGCTGAAAGCACATGAATTGCAGACAGATTTGATTGTGAGAGAAGCAGGTGGAGAAAAAATTGATGTTGGATTAATTATGGTACATTCACAGGATCATTTGATGACAGCAATTTTGTTTAAGGAGCTGGCAAAGGAATTTATCGAAGTGTACAAGAGATTGGAACAAAAATAG
- a CDS encoding replication initiation protein produces the protein MDIYAPINKHFLENKKIKISFSKVLNKKEKYFLKFLFMEYKLLEKFEKATILQDVDLNEILDVLKFSTFEQLKKFLDNLQVKKLEFSISSNDKIVLYGRFPILVSYNIVYSKIEFQFAREIQNARKNNTLFSLLRFDFLVFMGNEATYNFYTYLISDKNYNNNTVITLERLKEMFDTGDKYERFFDFEKQVLKKAIETINLFSDIKVVYEKIKVGEHVNNKVEKIRFKIIDNSKSSEEKNKELVQHINSIMDLIKNDVKDFHATYELIKKYILKKNYDYVYTNVIFTKKQFKNNIEKQLKKVLLLDLGQSLKNNLKRESEVLNIKRKYRTPFFLQLDMSNLMRQNHLENELRILVDDGYFNEILTLKNEQIMEQSFTDFKIYIKYFQNAKSQIKIIKFL, from the coding sequence ATGGATATTTATGCACCAATTAACAAACATTTTTTAGAAAATAAAAAAATAAAAATTTCATTTTCAAAGGTATTGAATAAAAAAGAAAAATATTTTTTAAAGTTTCTTTTTATGGAATATAAGTTGCTGGAAAAATTTGAGAAAGCGACTATTTTACAAGATGTTGATTTAAATGAAATATTAGATGTGCTTAAATTTTCTACATTTGAGCAATTGAAAAAATTTTTGGATAATTTACAAGTGAAAAAGCTAGAATTTTCGATTTCTAGTAATGATAAAATTGTGCTTTATGGAAGATTTCCAATTTTGGTGTCTTACAATATTGTTTATTCCAAAATTGAATTTCAATTTGCAAGAGAAATTCAAAATGCCAGGAAAAATAATACTTTATTCTCACTTCTTAGATTTGATTTTCTGGTTTTTATGGGAAACGAGGCTACTTATAATTTTTATACTTATTTAATTTCTGATAAAAACTATAATAATAATACTGTAATTACGTTAGAAAGACTAAAAGAAATGTTTGATACCGGGGATAAATATGAACGTTTTTTTGACTTTGAAAAACAGGTTTTAAAAAAAGCGATTGAAACTATAAATCTTTTTTCTGACATCAAGGTTGTCTATGAAAAAATTAAGGTTGGAGAACATGTAAATAATAAAGTGGAAAAAATTCGTTTTAAGATAATTGATAACAGTAAATCTTCTGAAGAGAAAAACAAGGAGCTTGTTCAGCATATAAACAGCATTATGGACTTGATAAAAAATGATGTAAAAGATTTTCACGCTACTTATGAATTGATAAAAAAGTATATTTTGAAGAAAAATTACGATTATGTTTATACAAATGTTATTTTTACAAAAAAGCAATTTAAAAACAATATAGAAAAGCAGTTAAAAAAAGTTTTGCTGCTTGATTTGGGACAATCCTTAAAAAATAACTTAAAACGTGAATCAGAGGTTTTGAACATAAAAAGAAAATACCGTACTCCTTTTTTCCTTCAGCTTGATATGTCCAATCTCATGCGTCAGAATCATTTGGAAAATGAGCTTAGAATTCTAGTTGACGATGGATATTTTAACGAAATTCTTACTTTAAAAAATGAACAGATAATGGAACAGAGCTTTACTGACTTCAAAATCTATATAAAGTACTTCCAAAATGCTAAAAGCCAAATAAAAATTATAAAATTCCTATAA
- a CDS encoding PTS sugar transporter subunit IIB: MKKILLCCAAGMSTSLLVNKMKAEAEKRGIEAEIWAEPLDKAKEEFPKADVILLGPQVKYALPEAQKIAEENNINIDVINMVDYGMMNGAKVLDQALNLIK; encoded by the coding sequence ATGAAAAAAATCTTATTATGCTGCGCAGCAGGAATGTCTACTAGCCTATTGGTAAACAAAATGAAAGCTGAGGCTGAAAAAAGAGGAATCGAAGCTGAAATTTGGGCAGAACCACTTGACAAGGCAAAAGAAGAATTTCCAAAAGCTGACGTTATTTTATTGGGGCCGCAAGTTAAATATGCCTTGCCAGAAGCTCAAAAAATCGCTGAAGAAAATAACATTAACATAGATGTAATTAATATGGTTGATTATGGAATGATGAATGGGGCGAAAGTGTTAGATCAGGCGTTAAATTTAATTAAATAG
- the celB gene encoding PTS cellobiose transporter subunit IIC, producing the protein MANIMDKFTQFLEEKLMPVAVKVANQRHLAAIKDGMVITLPFIIAGSVFLILGNLPIPALANFYKYNAVGQIIAKWLSYPVDVTFNLLGFIACIGISYKLAQHYKLDEISSTILGVLAFLLVTPFHNGIPLPSMGSGGLFVAIIMSLLAIEIVNFIVKKNIVIKMPDSVPPAVSKSFAALIPGFFVIMISLMIRIAFEVSPFGNIHKVVEMVLTKPLTALGGSFFGMMGLSFITNLLWTAGIHGSNLVTGGIARPVLDTLMDQNRIALSAGKPLPNIVTTQFFDIFHNMGGSGTTFSLAIMLLFLSKSKQLKEIGKLAIGPAFFNINEPILFGLPIVMNPILIIPFILAPLVTVMVTYLAMYSGLVAKVTGVALPWTTPPFISGFLATSHWTGAAIQVVNFFITAAIYYPFFKIWDDKKLQEENGTASTN; encoded by the coding sequence ATGGCTAATATTATGGACAAATTTACACAGTTTTTAGAAGAAAAGTTAATGCCTGTCGCTGTAAAAGTGGCTAATCAGAGACATTTAGCGGCAATCAAAGATGGAATGGTCATTACATTGCCATTTATTATTGCAGGATCTGTATTTTTGATTTTAGGAAACTTGCCAATACCAGCATTAGCTAATTTTTATAAATATAATGCAGTTGGGCAGATTATTGCAAAATGGTTATCTTATCCTGTTGATGTAACATTTAATTTATTAGGATTTATTGCGTGTATCGGTATTTCATATAAATTGGCTCAGCACTATAAATTAGATGAAATTTCCAGTACAATCTTAGGAGTTTTGGCATTTTTACTTGTAACTCCATTTCATAATGGTATCCCACTGCCTAGTATGGGAAGCGGAGGATTATTCGTAGCTATAATAATGTCTCTTTTGGCAATAGAAATTGTAAACTTTATTGTGAAAAAGAATATTGTTATTAAAATGCCTGATTCTGTACCACCTGCAGTATCAAAATCATTTGCGGCATTAATTCCAGGTTTTTTTGTTATTATGATTTCGCTTATGATAAGAATTGCATTTGAAGTTTCTCCATTTGGAAATATACATAAAGTTGTTGAAATGGTCTTAACTAAACCGCTTACAGCATTGGGAGGATCTTTCTTTGGAATGATGGGACTTTCTTTCATAACTAATTTACTATGGACTGCTGGAATACATGGTTCAAACCTAGTAACAGGAGGTATAGCAAGACCTGTACTGGATACATTAATGGATCAGAATAGAATTGCGCTTAGTGCTGGAAAACCTCTTCCAAATATAGTTACAACTCAGTTTTTTGATATATTTCACAATATGGGAGGTTCTGGAACAACTTTCTCTCTTGCTATTATGCTGCTTTTCCTTTCTAAGAGCAAACAGCTTAAAGAAATTGGTAAATTAGCAATTGGTCCTGCTTTTTTCAATATTAATGAACCTATTTTATTTGGACTTCCAATAGTTATGAATCCTATTTTAATTATTCCGTTTATATTGGCTCCTTTAGTTACAGTAATGGTTACTTATCTAGCTATGTACTCAGGATTAGTTGCAAAAGTAACTGGAGTTGCCTTGCCTTGGACAACGCCGCCTTTCATATCTGGTTTTCTCGCAACGAGCCATTGGACAGGAGCAGCCATACAAGTAGTAAACTTCTTCATAACAGCGGCTATTTACTATCCATTCTTTAAAATATGGGATGACAAAAAATTACAGGAAGAAAATGGAACAGCAAGTACAAATTAA
- a CDS encoding anthranilate synthase component I family protein encodes MLTNKPTYYYSIIRKKFSNSYFAEDERQVIIGIDCEYFDSNEYSYDSLKKIYNSFIKQKKLSPFAGLFGTFAYESIHFFEKIGKIEKEQFKFPQFVFANAKAYLHYSKTSKEFSFYGDEEKYFSFLNDKISEKFNDSDLFYDIKTDFEEEQLHYYGIIEKAKEYIKSGDIFQVVLSEQLKLTSNMDSLDFYEKLSKANPSPYMYHFPTKYGDIVGSSPEILVDISSDNIYIAPIAGTRPRGKDANEDAFLANDLLNDEKECAEHRMLVDLARNDIGKFSESGSVVVKNLMHIKNYEHVMHIVTDVYGKKRKDVSIFEVIAQALPAGTLSGSPKIRAMQIISELETFKRNVYAGGIGFLRFNGDVQLAIIIRTAFFENKNYDLNEVDEVRNVFIQAGAGIVFDSVKEKEYDEICHKRASVLNIFKKFCNEEKNKNDKNENRKDVK; translated from the coding sequence ATGTTAACAAATAAACCTACTTATTACTACTCTATTATCAGAAAAAAATTTAGCAATTCCTATTTTGCTGAAGATGAAAGGCAAGTTATTATTGGGATTGACTGTGAATATTTCGATTCTAATGAATACAGCTATGACTCATTAAAAAAAATATACAATTCTTTTATAAAACAGAAAAAACTTTCCCCTTTTGCAGGACTTTTTGGGACATTTGCTTATGAGTCAATACATTTTTTTGAAAAAATTGGAAAAATTGAAAAAGAGCAGTTTAAATTTCCACAGTTTGTTTTTGCCAATGCAAAGGCATATTTACACTATTCAAAGACTAGTAAAGAATTTTCATTTTATGGAGATGAAGAAAAATATTTTAGTTTTTTAAATGATAAAATTTCTGAAAAATTTAATGATTCTGATTTATTTTATGATATAAAAACAGATTTTGAAGAGGAACAATTACATTATTATGGAATTATTGAAAAAGCAAAGGAATATATTAAGTCTGGAGATATTTTTCAAGTTGTACTAAGCGAGCAGTTAAAACTTACGTCAAATATGGATTCTCTTGATTTTTATGAAAAATTGTCAAAGGCAAATCCGAGTCCGTATATGTACCATTTTCCTACGAAATATGGGGACATTGTTGGTTCAAGTCCTGAAATACTGGTTGATATTTCATCGGATAATATTTATATCGCTCCTATCGCTGGAACTCGTCCCAGAGGAAAAGATGCCAACGAAGACGCATTTTTAGCAAACGACTTATTAAATGATGAAAAGGAATGTGCTGAACATAGGATGCTTGTTGACTTGGCTAGAAATGATATTGGGAAATTTTCAGAAAGTGGCTCAGTCGTTGTAAAAAATCTTATGCATATTAAGAATTATGAGCATGTAATGCACATTGTGACTGATGTTTACGGGAAAAAGCGAAAAGATGTATCGATATTTGAAGTTATTGCTCAGGCTCTTCCAGCGGGAACGCTTTCTGGATCGCCAAAAATTCGTGCTATGCAAATTATTTCAGAACTTGAGACATTTAAAAGAAACGTTTATGCTGGCGGAATTGGATTTTTAAGATTTAACGGGGATGTTCAGCTTGCGATTATTATTCGTACTGCATTTTTTGAAAATAAAAATTACGACTTAAATGAAGTTGATGAGGTTCGAAATGTATTTATTCAGGCTGGAGCAGGAATTGTGTTTGATTCTGTAAAAGAAAAGGAATATGATGAAATTTGCCATAAAAGAGCTTCTGTGCTAAATATTTTTAAAAAATTCTGTAATGAAGAAAAAAATAAAAATGATAAAAATGAAAATAGAAAGGATGTGAAATAA